Within the Terriglobia bacterium genome, the region CTGCGCTTTTATGCCGATCTCACTCTTCCGTTCGAGACTAAGAAGGACAAGGTTCGGTGGCAGAGTGTGCTGGTTGCCCTGGACCAGTTGAAGGCGGTGTCGGCGACACCGACCGTGGCGGGCAATCCCACGCAATGAGAAAACACGCACAGCCCGTCTGGATTAGTAAAACAGGAAGTAAGTTCGGCCTGAATTCAACATGGAACTTGAGTCAGGCAGCCAAAGCGAGGCAGTCGGTATGAAAACCGTTGGAGTTGTTACCACGACGATCCTCTGTTTGCTGCTCGGTGCCCCTGTTCTTGCCTATACACAACAAGAGCAGCAAAGTGACAAGCAGAAGCAAGAGCAGCAGGACAAAAAGAACAAAGAGAAGAAAGCTAAACCGGAGAAGTCAAAGGGCGCGCAACAAGCTGCGCCCCAGCAACAGCAACGCGCTCAGGAACAACAGAAGCAGAATCAGGATAAGCAGCAACAGCAACGCGCTCAGGAAGTGCAGAAGCAGAATCAGGACAAGCAGCAGCAGCGTGCTCAGGAACTGCAGAAGCAGAATCAGGACAAGCAGCAGCAGCGTGCTCAGGAACTGCAGAAGCAGAATCAGGACAAGCAGCAGCAGCGTGCTCAGGAACTGCAGCAGCAGAATCAGGACAAGCAGCAGCAGCGTGCTCAGGAACTGCAGCAGCAGGATCAGAACAAGCAGCAGGAACAGCGCGCTCAGGAACTGCAGAGGCAGAATCAGAACAAGCAGCAGGAACAGCGCGCTCTGGAACAACGGCAACAAGCTCAGCAACAGCAGCGTGCCCAGGAACAACAAGGAGCGCGTCTTTCGCAACAACGTCAGCAACAGCTTGTCGAACAGCAGCAACAGCGCCTGGTGCTGTACCGCCAGCAACTCGATCACCAACAAGTCGTCCTGCAACAACAGACAGCACAGTTACAGCAGCAGAAGCGCATGGCGCAGTATCGGATCCAGGGGGAGTATCTCGAGCACCTGCGCCAACAGCAGGTATTTCTTCAGAATGATCGTCACCCCGATTACGACCGCGATCCTTATTTCTATACGGCTCCAACCTATCGTTATCGTCGTGCGGGCCACTACTACGAGACCAACCAATACGGCGCGGATTATCTTCGCCAAGCCATTAACTATGGTTATCAGGAAGGTTTCCGGGCAGGGCGGGCAGACCGCGAGGATCGCTGGCGTTACAACTACCGAGACTCTTACGCTTATCGGGACGCGAACTACGGTTATAACGGCTATTACGTAGAACGGGACGACTACAACTACTATTTCAGGCAGGGTTTTCGTCGCGGCTACGAAGATGGCTACTACAGTCGATATCGATACGGCAGGTATTACAACGGAAACTATAGCGTTCTGGGGGCCATTTTGTCGCAGATACTGAGATTGGAATCGCTTCACTAGAGGCCGAACTGATTATCGTCACAACACGTGCCCGGCTTTATCGACCAGGTCGGTCGGTGCAGCCGGACAATATCCTGGTTACCTGGCAGAAGATCCAAGGAGCGCTTTTATGAAGATCTTGCTGTATGTGGGTCTACTCATAGTTGTTCTCGGCATCGTATCCCTGTTCGTGCCAATCCCAAGCACCGAGAAGGAGAGCCTTAAAGCCGGAGGTGTGAAGATCGGTATCCAGACCACTCATAGTGAGCGTGTGTCGCCAATTATTAGCGCGGTGCTCATCGTAGGCGGGATTGGGTTGGCGGTTGCAGGAACGCGCAAGCGACCATCGACCAGTTAAGCAGTCGGGGAACATCTAAAGCAGAAGGCCCGCAACGAAGAGACACTCTGATCAACAGAACGGAACAGCCAGAGTTCCTCTTTATTTTACCAACTGGCGGGGAAAGCGATGCGGCAGCTTCTTCTTGCAACGATGATGATGGTCAGCACGTTCGCTTTCGCTCAATCGATGGGTTGTTTACCGGGAGATAGTCGCGCGCTGGTGCTAAGTGGCGGAGGCGCCAAAGGCGCTTTCGAAGCGGGCGCAATATACCATCTCGTCGTGCATCGACATTGTGATTTCAAAGAAATCTCCGGTGTCTCGGTAGGGGCGCTCAATGCAGCCTTTCTCGCACAAGCGGCGAGTTCAAACGATCCGAAACGATCTCTTAACTATCTTGCGGATCAGGCAGAGGAACTGGCAAAGGTGTGGGAGTCGATCAAGGGGCCCCCAGACATTTTCAAGAAACGCTTCCTTGGGATGTTGCGATTCGGTCTCTTCAGGATTGAGAACCTGAATGATTTCACACCTGTGCGGAATCTCATCCACGACAGAGTAGATTCAAAGAAACTTCTAACGGGCCGAACCGTGCGCGTGGGAGTAGTGTCTTTCTGGGATGGCAGCTATCGAGAAGTCGTCGCCTCAAAATCATCCGCGGAAGACAACCAGAGATTCCTCGACTACGTGTTTGCAAGTTCTCTGATACCGATCTATGGCCGTATGCCCCAAATCCAAGATGATCCGGCAATAACAGACAAGAACCAATGGATGCAATTTGCGGACGCTGGGGTGCGTCGAGTGACTCCGGTGAGCAGCTATTTCATGACTTGTGACACCTCCGTGGTCCCGATCGACGGTGGATCAACACCTCCTTGCAACAGGCAGGGAAAGTGGATTCCCGCACACGAAAGACCCATCCGGGAGTTGTTTGTACTTATGACAAGTCCATATTCTCGATCATCAGACGAAGCGGCGATTCCGGACCCCAATGAGTGCTGCAAGAAAGGCACCCGCAAGTTCACCGATGGCCACAAAATACTGAAGCGAACAATAGAGCTGACCGTGGGAGTTCCGTATCGCTGGGACCTGAGTTTTGCTCAGATCGCGAATGAGTTCCTCGCGTGGCGGCAAGAACAGCACAATATGTTTCAACGCGCTGATATCCCCCTTGAATATCTGGAAAAGATCCGGGCCTTCAACGTAGACTTTCCAATTGAGTCCTACAACCCAGGGGACTCGGCTGAAGTACCTAGTCTGCCTTACGGAATCATTCTGATCGTCCCGCATAAGATCTTCGCGGACTTATATGGATTCGACCGACAAAACATTCGAGAGCAGTTGTATTGCGGGTGCATGGCAGCAGATCAGGTGATGTCGCACGGGGACTCTGAACAGTCGATGGCGACGCAATGCGCGCAGCGGTTCCCCAAACCCGCCGCCGGAAAAACACATCCCACAGATTGGGCGGCTGATGTTTGCAGTGTTGCTCAACTCCACGTCAAATAGCGACAACACAATCTATCGTTCCTGGTCAATTGTGATCAGTATTTCAAGTTCTCCATGGTTGATACTGATAATCGTAATGTTCCGCAGGTTATGACAACAATTGACTTGTGGAGTTGGTAGGAGCTGGGGAAGTGATCGGAACCACGACCGGTGAGCGGCAGTTAAGGCCCACCACACTCCCAGCATTGGGTAGCCGAAGCGCTACCACGCTTCGGTAGTCCGCACGAGCCGGCCGTAACGCGCCGGCTCTTTGTTCATCTGCAGTCCTTCAGTCTTCAAAGAGGTTGTGGAACATGTCAACGACTGCTCCCCCATATCAAGTCCCGGGTAGGACTGGCGGCGGTGGAGCTAGGATCCGGCTGGAGACTGACGGGCGTTATTGTGCTACCCGGAATCCTTCGAGGCACCATCTGTCGCGGAGTACTTCTGCCAGCGCTTCCAAACAATGCGGAGTGTAGCCATGATCGGAATTGAAAGATATACCCCGATCACTCCGGCTATCTCTCCGCCAGTGAGAATTGCGAATAACGCCGCCAACGGATGAAGCTCGAGCTTGCCACCCATAATGCGCGGGGAGTTGACATAGTCCTGCACCAACCGCCACGCGGCCAGGAACAAGGCGATGACAAGCAGGTGGTGGTAGCCGGTCAGGAACGCGACACCCACAATTACCAATGCTGCGACCAAGGGACCAGCGAGGGGGATGAACTCCATGGCACCCCCCACTATGCCGAGAATGATTGCATAGGGTACGCGCAACAACAAAAGGACGACGGTATAAACCACCAGCGACAACCCGGCCAAGATAAGTTGGGCACGGATATATCCCGCGAGCATTAGGTTGAGATCCTCAATGATACTGCTCAAGAATTGGCGTTGCCGTCGGCGTTCTGCGATCTCGATCACCGAATTGGCGAGTCCCCGCCCATCGCGCAAGAAGAAGATGGCCAGGATAGGTATGACGATGAGCCAGACAGCATTCGTCAGCAGCATCGTGGCGCGGCCGCCAAAGTCCCTTGCCCATGCAATAATTGCTTCACGATGTGCTCCGAAGAATTCTTGCACACGGATCTGCGTGTCCTGGCTCCAGCCGTGCTTTCCGCCAAACTGGGTAACCATAACGCCCGACGACAACTTATCCAGAAGGCCGGGCAGGGCTGTCGCAAATGTACGGCTCTCGTTGGCGATTCGTGGACCAAGACCCAATAGCACTCCCGAGATAATCAGCAGCAGGATCAGGTAGACCTGGAGAATAGCGAGCCAGCGCGATCCGCGGGAGAACCTCGACCGACGCTGAACCAACGAGACTAGGGGCTCCAGCAAGTAGGCGAAGAGAACAGCAAACAGAAAGACAATGAGAATACGCCTGGCAGCATAAATGAACCCTGCGATCAGGCCGAACAACACGATGGTGCCGAGCACATTTGCCGTACGCTTATCAAAGAAGCTCATCTCATTTTTGAGGTCGGAGGTCGCGACCGAGCCGGTTGTGCGTACGAACCGGCAATACTCTCGGGCTCACGCCGTCTCCGACCTTCCTTCTATGCTGTAAGAGGATCCAGCCCATCTTCACCCGATTGAACTTGACGAGTTTACTTTCGCTTTATCAGCAAGCCGATGAGTGCTCCTGTGGTAAGGCCCACGGCGAATGTCGCCGCAACAGTTAATGCAGGGTGCCGCTGGATGCGCTGAGCTGTGTCGTTCACAAATTCCTCGGCCGCGTCACCGCCTCTTTTTGCTGTACTGCCCAACACGCCGACTGCATCCTGTAATGCGTCACCAACCTTGCGGGTTGCACAACAAGCCTGGTGGGCTGATTCGGCGATTTGATCCGCTGTTCTTTCCAGTACGGTTTGTGACATACAGCTCTCCTTCATCATGCGAGGTGTGTTGATGCGTTATTTCTCAATCCGTGCTATATCAAGATTCCTTTCCTTCTATGGCCGTCGCCGTTCCTACAGTTTCAGCAGTCTGTCAAAGAAGGAGCGATAGCGCTGCAGGGCGACTCGCAAATCTTCCGTGGACACGTTTTCGCCGCGGTCCCATTGCTTTTCCAGGCCCGATCGTTCGTTGGCAAATCCTTCCGCAAGTCGCTGCATCACTGATGCGACGAGCTTGTCTGCGGCTTCAACTGTCTGTCGCGGGTCGTCCACGAAACCGGTTTGAATGGTGCTCCATTGCGAGCGGAAGTCTTTCAACTCTGATTCAGGGAACATGGCTACGGGTGGTGGGACTGGAACCGCTACATCCAAAGGTTGCGGTTCTTGGCCTTTCACAAGTTTAGGCCCTTCGAGTTCCTTTGGTGGAATGCCATAACCTGCGAGCTCGGCCGTAGTTAGCTCTCCTTCTTTTGTCTTTAGTTCAGCCATTAGGCTACCTCTTTCTTCTCAACGGGAGTCGGTGTCCGCATCAGTTCCTCAAAAAGAGAGCGATAGTGAATCATCGCCGTCCTCAGATCCTCTGTAGTTGCCACGTCTTTCCCCGCCCGTAACGCAATTTCGTGCGCCGACCGGTAGTTTGCCACCACTCGGGGATGGTCGACTGAAATGTCGGCCGCCCGCTGGTCAAAATCGGAGACGGGATACCCGCGAGCTTTCATTAAAGAGGACACCAGGTCATCCGCTTCTGCGACCGCCCCCTTGGGAGAGTCGACGAAGCGAGACTGGACCTCATGCCACTGTTTCGAAAACCGGTCTTGTTCCATCGGATCGAGATCGCGAAGGGTGAGCTTTTCAACACGCTTCTCGCGATCTGTAAGTTTCGTTTCTGCTTTTCGTTCAGACCCATGCTGCTGCACAGCCCGGTCATACTCAGGCCCAAATTTTTGCCGGAGTTCCGCTGTAGTATTCCGGCGTTTACGCACGTACAGCCATGCAAACACGGCGATGATCAGAATCGCCCCGACGACGAGCGCAATCAACTTCGGATCGAGCAGATCCAGTGTCACTGAAGCCTCCTTATTTAGGAACAGGCACAAATGCCAATCGTCTTCGCAAGGCTCTTCTACGGTGTGAGAGCCCCGCGAATAACCAAGTATCAAACTGTTGGTTTCGGAAAACTGTTCATAATTGATCGGTCTCTGGGGAATTTGGGTCCCTCCCGCCGAGATCACTTGCGGCTGCGCAGATGTGACTCGACATGTGTTCCTTTGCATTTAGGGTTGGGTAATCGCTCATAATCTGAAATTGCTGGGGTGACGGGAGTGACTGCGGCAAGAATTCAGTCGCGAAGGCATAGAGAGACACCACACACTTCGAAAGCCTCGACAAGACTTATGGACCGCCGGGTGCCGCCACAGGCTTGTACCTCTGGTTCTACCTTTCCGGCTTTGCGTTCCTGATTGGAGGCGAAATTAACTTCTTACTTAACAAATTTAGAAGCCACAGAACTCCGCAATCGTTTGCATCCGCGTTGCTCAGATCAACAATCTGAAGAGTGCAGCGTGAATTGACTTCAGGACGGGCTTGTAAGAACTGCTACTTGGGACTACTGAGCCATCCGGCGGTCCCCTGGATCGAGCGGCATGAAGGTTGGAGCCGTCATCACCTAGACCGTTTGCTGGAGAGGTTGGTAGCCAAGTGAAACAGGCGACCCGAAGGCCGCCTGAGTTTGTAATTGGACTGAGAAACTACCGTCCGTAATATCCGCGTTGGTAGCCCTGTTGGTAGCCCTGACGGAACTGTTGCTTGTACATTCCCTTGTTGCCATAGCTTGAGTTATATCCGCGATCGCCGTCGTTATAGACTTGGCTGTCGGTCGGACGGAATGGCTTGCCTACACTGCGGTCATGCTGGCCATATGAGAAACCGTTCTGGTATCCCATCTGGTAGCCGTTCCCGGAACCATAGCGCCCGTTTCCGTACCCTCCATTGTTGGGATAGTTGCCCCGGTTCCCATTGTTCCACGGTCCGTTGTTGTAGCCACCGTTGCGGTTGTTCCGGCTGTTGTAACCGTCGTTGTAGCCCTGCTGGTAGGCGCGACGATCGTCATCATCTCTATACCGCCCTGAGTTCGATTGAATTCGACGATTGCGCTCACGATCGCGCTCACCGTCGTTGTAGCCGCTGTGATAGGCAGGACTGTTCTGCCAGCGTCCTCTGTCCCGGTCTCTATCTCGATCGCCGTCATGGTCACGATCCTGTTGCCAACCGCCACGGTCGCTGACATCCCGGTCCCGATTCTGACCCAATGCTGGGATTGTTGCTGCGATCGTAAATGCCAAGCCGGCAACAACCAAATACCGATATGCTTTCATCTTCTTGTTCCTTCCCAGAACACACAGAGACTCGGCCGATCTCCTCAAACTCTTCTCTATCGACGAAGTACTAAATACCTAAACACTTTTGTGCCTGCCATGTTTCGACCTGCGTGGTCTTTATTTTGCGATCCCATTGACCTCTTTGTTTCTCGCGCAATAGTTGAACGCCACCGACGCAATCTGGAGACAGCGAGAAACATTCGGTCGTTTCTATTCACTGCCGAACTGAGATACATCATGGGGTAAGAGTGGTCAATATTGACCAGACATGATTCTCTGAATTTGGCAAAAGTTTCGTGTGACGAATGCACGTCAAGAGTTGGAGCCGACCACCCTTGGGGAGGGGGTCGCGCTCGGAAGGCCCGCGGAAAGCGCGGGCCTTTCCCTTGCTTCATGCCACGTCTGCCCGTCCAATGAAAAGTGACCTGAACTGTGCAATGTTGTACAGGCACGCGCTTTCTCACTCATGCAGAATGAACCGTCTAAAAAAGGCATTGGAGGACAGTGCCAGCTGCTCTTCCAAATGCACGGTGCGAACGGTGACACGCTTAATAGCGATTCCAGATAAGGTTTTGCGTGAGTCTGGAATTTTCAGCATTCAGGACGCGCAGGCACAGGCGAAGCAGGCGGAAATCTTCAATGGGTCCCGACCCGCCGAACGCACCCAGAACTTTTCTGCCCGTTCATTCTCATAAAAGGTAGGAACGCTCTTTTTGGCTGTCTTAGCCTTCCATTATTCTCTTGTCGAATATGGTTTGCCCTTCTTTTAAGTCCGAGCTCGAAAACAGGTTGAAGACTTCATCAAATGTAGAAAGGCCGCCCGAAACTTAGAAGGGTGGCCTTTGGGCTACTTAAGTTATCCCCTAAGAAGAGGACTTAGGATGACGATATCGGCTATTCGTTGGAATGTCTGGTCAATTTGGCACAGTCCGTGAGGCTACGGTTTTTCTGGAGTACAAATTTGAAGGCTTGGACGCAGAGGCGGTGGCCTATCAAAACAGGCAACGCTTTCCAAAGCAAATAGACAATCCGAAGAGTGAGCAATCCTGAACAGTCCTACCCTCGAGTCGAGACATATTATTGAGACTGAAAATCGCGCGGCTTCTCGTCCGAGAAGCCCGGGAGGTAAGTATGTTGTGGACAATTTTCGTGATTCTTCTGATTCTTTGGCTCCTTGGCTTCAGCTTTCATGTGGGCGGCGCGCTGATCCACCTGTTGATCGTCCTAGCGGTAATAGTTCTCGTCTTTAACTTGGTGAGCGGGCGCCGGGGGGTGGCGTAAGGAACGCGGACTGTTCTCAATCTGCGAGCTCAGTTCAGTCACTGGAGGCACCAATGCGCGTAGGTTGAGGACAGCACACGTGTACAGTCCGGGCCGGAGCAAACATCTTTTCAAGGAAGACAACCTGACAAAGACCTCGTCCTCTTGCTTGCAGTTGATGGTTCGAAGTTCTCGGATGCTGCTGCACAGTGGGGCAAGTGCTGTGCCTTTGTTGGTGGCTCGGTTCAGATTCGCGGCTTAAGTATCTTGAGTATGCGTGTCACACGCGGGTGGGCGTTCGCCTGCTTATCTATCCGTAGGATGATTGAGCCGGCCCATGGAATGTGGCGGCAGTAGAACTCCAGGTCATCGGCCCGACGCGGTGCCCGATCAATGCGCATTTTGTTGCTGGACTCAAATGAAAGCGGTTTGCGCTGAGCATAATCGCCGAAAGATCCCGGTTTCCCGATTAGCTGTCCGCCTCTGATGTCCTGGCGCAAGACAAAGGCGGAATCATTGTCGATACGTGCTTTGTGAGATGAGTTACCAAGAGCAGTGAATGTTACGCGCGGCTCAGGCAGTCCTTGGTTCCAC harbors:
- a CDS encoding patatin-like phospholipase family protein, encoding MRQLLLATMMMVSTFAFAQSMGCLPGDSRALVLSGGGAKGAFEAGAIYHLVVHRHCDFKEISGVSVGALNAAFLAQAASSNDPKRSLNYLADQAEELAKVWESIKGPPDIFKKRFLGMLRFGLFRIENLNDFTPVRNLIHDRVDSKKLLTGRTVRVGVVSFWDGSYREVVASKSSAEDNQRFLDYVFASSLIPIYGRMPQIQDDPAITDKNQWMQFADAGVRRVTPVSSYFMTCDTSVVPIDGGSTPPCNRQGKWIPAHERPIRELFVLMTSPYSRSSDEAAIPDPNECCKKGTRKFTDGHKILKRTIELTVGVPYRWDLSFAQIANEFLAWRQEQHNMFQRADIPLEYLEKIRAFNVDFPIESYNPGDSAEVPSLPYGIILIVPHKIFADLYGFDRQNIREQLYCGCMAADQVMSHGDSEQSMATQCAQRFPKPAAGKTHPTDWAADVCSVAQLHVK
- a CDS encoding AI-2E family transporter, producing the protein MSFFDKRTANVLGTIVLFGLIAGFIYAARRILIVFLFAVLFAYLLEPLVSLVQRRSRFSRGSRWLAILQVYLILLLIISGVLLGLGPRIANESRTFATALPGLLDKLSSGVMVTQFGGKHGWSQDTQIRVQEFFGAHREAIIAWARDFGGRATMLLTNAVWLIVIPILAIFFLRDGRGLANSVIEIAERRRQRQFLSSIIEDLNLMLAGYIRAQLILAGLSLVVYTVVLLLLRVPYAIILGIVGGAMEFIPLAGPLVAALVIVGVAFLTGYHHLLVIALFLAAWRLVQDYVNSPRIMGGKLELHPLAALFAILTGGEIAGVIGVYLSIPIMATLRIVWKRWQKYSATDGASKDSG
- a CDS encoding lmo0937 family membrane protein, translating into MLWTIFVILLILWLLGFSFHVGGALIHLLIVLAVIVLVFNLVSGRRGVA